One stretch of Streptomyces sp. R21 DNA includes these proteins:
- a CDS encoding S8 family serine peptidase, translated as MTRGRPGAGPGRARRGTALLSLGLVLALLPAGQAQAARTARNADTQGPTKTASAARTVTLVTGDKVTVTDLADGKKTVAVERPAGATGAVRTQVANGAVTVVPDEALPYLRAGTLDRRLFDVSGLIRQGLTDRKTDELPLIVTYKASKAATPRGAEKTRALPSIRGAAVDADKGRTFWRAMTHQEGIRKVWLDGRVTADMAESNAQIGTAKAWEAGLTGKGVTVAVLDTGVDVTHPDLADRVSATRSFIDGQEVADRNGHGTHVTSTVGGSGKASDGKEQGVAPGATLAVGKVLSDQGSGSESQIIAGMEWAARDVHAKVISMSLGSTEPSDGTDPMAAAVDTLSAETGALFVIAAGNTGAPSSIGSPGAADSALTIGAVDSADEAAYFTSAGPRYGDNALKPDLSAPGVDILAARSGLVDGSGYYTSMSGTSMATPHVAGVAALLAEKHPDWSGAQLKDALMSTSEQLDASAYVLGAGRVSVPDAIGSAVTATGSADLGFYGWPYDADKPVTKTVTYTNSSSTDVELSLAVQGGTEGVATLADSTLTVPAHGTASTTVTGDGAKAPVGQTSGQIVASAGGVPVAHTVFGLVKEEERYTLTVQVKDRDGDPTAADLAVQQLAAGVDPYPASVGDSGTLKLRLKPGTYSLTSFLDVRGSHGADSLGLGFLAAPEITLDRDREVTLDGRQLRELRAKVDRRTETRQLLMEYDRNGGGSDMFGAVQVPVKYDSVFAAPTPKVTKGGFEYRTVWRLGKPVLEVKGVREAVAQPGGTLTEGRSKLPLVDVGTGPFTAVAGKAVLARLTDGVEPGALAQAAQDAGAKALFVTDDAAGRLNAWFGTDDGADRPLQIATVNTADAARLRGMARVEMSGTRNTPYMYDLSQGHPGAVPKGDLTYEPEKGELAAVNTKFHAVKPVSGGEFRYSITGTFPIGIGFQERIDYPAERTDYVSTGAGQLWHESVTVGDGALEERSGLITYHGGTQLTRNWFKPVWHPWLGTGLGWGQQRSGNMMQFNTPGWGDSGPDHTGFGDAWSDDSGLTQFTEVYQDGTRVDRRRGSGAYDWEAPADEHTFKVVTDITSDPDRWRLSTKGHSEWTFKSSATPDDRWTFLPLLNLGYDIDTDLAGDVRGGGRVPVGIYAEYVKGAPDTGKIGGGKLDVSYDDGKSWKSVVLDGRGASWKGTLTVPRGAEFISLRASASDDRGGRVSQEIVRAIGVK; from the coding sequence ATGACCAGAGGACGACCAGGAGCAGGACCAGGTCGAGCGAGACGCGGAACGGCCCTGCTGTCGCTGGGACTTGTGCTCGCCCTGCTGCCCGCCGGGCAGGCGCAGGCCGCGCGGACCGCGCGCAACGCCGACACCCAGGGGCCCACGAAGACCGCGAGCGCCGCCCGCACCGTCACCCTCGTCACCGGCGACAAGGTGACCGTCACCGACCTCGCCGACGGGAAGAAGACGGTCGCCGTCGAGCGGCCCGCGGGGGCCACCGGAGCGGTGCGGACGCAGGTGGCGAACGGCGCCGTCACCGTCGTACCGGACGAGGCGCTGCCGTATCTGCGGGCGGGCACCCTCGACCGGCGGCTGTTCGACGTGAGCGGGCTGATACGGCAGGGGCTCACCGACCGGAAGACGGACGAGCTGCCGCTGATCGTGACGTACAAGGCGTCCAAGGCGGCGACCCCGCGGGGAGCCGAGAAGACGCGGGCCCTGCCGAGCATCCGCGGCGCCGCCGTCGACGCCGACAAGGGGCGCACCTTCTGGCGGGCCATGACCCATCAAGAAGGCATCCGTAAGGTCTGGCTCGACGGGCGCGTCACCGCCGACATGGCCGAGAGCAACGCGCAGATCGGTACGGCGAAGGCGTGGGAAGCCGGGCTCACCGGCAAGGGGGTCACGGTCGCCGTCCTCGACACCGGCGTGGACGTCACCCATCCCGACCTGGCCGACCGGGTCTCCGCGACCAGGAGCTTCATCGACGGGCAGGAGGTCGCCGACCGCAACGGCCATGGCACACACGTCACTTCGACCGTCGGCGGCAGCGGCAAGGCCTCGGACGGCAAGGAGCAGGGCGTCGCGCCCGGGGCGACGCTCGCCGTCGGCAAGGTGCTCAGCGACCAGGGCTCGGGCAGCGAGTCGCAGATCATCGCCGGTATGGAGTGGGCCGCGCGGGACGTGCACGCCAAGGTGATCTCCATGAGCCTCGGCTCGACCGAGCCGAGCGACGGCACCGACCCCATGGCCGCCGCGGTCGACACCCTCTCCGCCGAGACCGGCGCGCTCTTCGTCATCGCCGCCGGCAACACCGGCGCCCCCTCCTCCATCGGCTCGCCCGGCGCCGCCGACTCCGCACTGACCATCGGCGCGGTCGACTCCGCCGACGAGGCCGCGTACTTCACCAGCGCCGGACCGCGCTACGGCGACAACGCGCTCAAGCCCGACCTCTCCGCGCCGGGCGTCGACATCCTCGCCGCGCGCTCCGGGCTCGTGGACGGCAGCGGCTACTACACCTCCATGAGCGGTACGTCGATGGCGACCCCGCATGTCGCGGGCGTGGCCGCGCTGCTCGCGGAGAAGCACCCCGACTGGAGCGGCGCGCAACTCAAGGACGCGCTGATGTCGACGTCGGAGCAACTCGACGCCTCCGCTTATGTGCTGGGCGCGGGGCGGGTGAGCGTGCCCGACGCGATCGGCTCGGCCGTCACCGCCACCGGCAGTGCGGATCTCGGCTTCTACGGCTGGCCGTACGACGCCGACAAGCCGGTCACGAAGACGGTGACCTACACCAACTCGTCCTCCACGGACGTCGAGTTGAGCCTCGCCGTGCAGGGCGGCACCGAGGGCGTCGCCACGCTCGCCGACTCCACCCTCACCGTGCCCGCGCACGGCACCGCGTCCACGACCGTGACCGGGGACGGCGCGAAGGCCCCGGTGGGGCAGACGAGCGGACAGATCGTCGCCTCCGCGGGCGGGGTCCCCGTCGCGCACACCGTGTTCGGGCTGGTCAAGGAGGAGGAGCGGTACACGCTCACCGTGCAGGTGAAGGACCGTGACGGTGACCCGACCGCGGCCGACCTGGCGGTGCAGCAGCTCGCGGCGGGCGTCGACCCTTATCCGGCGTCCGTCGGCGATTCCGGCACCCTGAAGCTGCGGCTGAAGCCGGGGACGTACAGCCTGACGTCCTTCCTCGACGTACGCGGCAGCCACGGCGCGGACTCGCTGGGCCTCGGCTTCCTCGCGGCACCCGAGATCACCCTCGACCGTGATCGCGAAGTCACCTTGGACGGCCGGCAGTTGAGGGAGCTTCGGGCGAAGGTCGACCGGCGCACCGAGACCCGTCAGCTGCTGATGGAGTACGACCGGAACGGAGGCGGCTCCGACATGTTCGGCGCGGTCCAGGTGCCCGTCAAGTACGACAGCGTCTTCGCGGCGCCCACCCCCAAGGTCACGAAGGGCGGCTTCGAGTACCGCACCGTGTGGCGGCTCGGGAAGCCCGTGCTGGAGGTCAAGGGGGTCCGCGAGGCGGTCGCCCAGCCGGGCGGCACCCTCACCGAGGGGCGCAGCAAGCTGCCGCTCGTCGACGTCGGGACCGGGCCGTTCACCGCAGTGGCGGGCAAGGCGGTCCTCGCACGGCTCACCGACGGCGTCGAGCCCGGCGCCCTCGCCCAGGCCGCCCAGGACGCGGGCGCGAAGGCGCTGTTCGTGACGGACGATGCGGCCGGGCGCCTCAACGCCTGGTTCGGGACGGACGACGGCGCGGACCGGCCGCTGCAGATCGCCACGGTGAACACGGCCGACGCGGCGCGACTGAGGGGGATGGCGCGGGTCGAGATGTCCGGCACCCGCAACACGCCCTACATGTACGACCTTTCGCAGGGGCACCCGGGAGCCGTCCCGAAGGGCGACCTGACGTATGAGCCGGAGAAGGGTGAACTCGCGGCCGTGAACACGAAGTTCCACGCCGTGAAGCCCGTCTCCGGTGGCGAGTTCCGGTACTCGATCACCGGCACCTTCCCCATCGGCATCGGCTTCCAGGAGCGGATCGACTACCCGGCCGAGCGGACCGACTACGTGTCCACCGGCGCCGGGCAGTTGTGGCACGAGTCGGTGACCGTCGGGGACGGCGCCCTGGAGGAGCGCAGCGGTTTGATCACATACCACGGAGGCACACAGCTGACGCGCAACTGGTTCAAGCCGGTCTGGCACCCCTGGCTCGGCACCGGACTCGGCTGGGGTCAGCAGCGCTCGGGCAACATGATGCAGTTCAACACCCCCGGCTGGGGCGACTCCGGACCCGACCACACCGGCTTCGGCGACGCCTGGAGCGACGACTCGGGGCTGACCCAGTTCACGGAGGTCTACCAGGACGGAACCCGGGTCGACCGGCGCCGGGGATCGGGCGCCTACGACTGGGAGGCGCCGGCCGACGAGCACACGTTCAAGGTGGTCACGGACATCACCTCCGACCCCGACCGCTGGCGGCTGTCCACGAAGGGCCACTCCGAGTGGACCTTCAAGTCGTCCGCCACCCCCGACGACCGCTGGACCTTCCTGCCCCTGCTCAACCTCGGCTACGACATCGACACCGATCTCGCGGGTGATGTGCGCGGCGGCGGCCGGGTGCCCGTCGGGATCTACGCCGAGTACGTGAAGGGCGCCCCGGACACCGGGAAGATCGGCGGCGGAAAGCTCGACGTGTCCTACGACGACGGGAAGTCGTGGAAGTCGGTGGTCCTGGACGGCCGCGGCGCCTCCTGGAAGGGGACGCTGACCGTGCCGCGCGGCGCGGAGTTCATCTCGCTGCGGGCCTCGGCGAGTGACGACCGGGGCGGCAGGGTGAGCCAGGAGATCGTCCGGGCGATCGGGGTGAAGTAA
- a CDS encoding carboxyl transferase domain-containing protein yields the protein MTERFSAREAVALVADGAAGSDGFRELPVPGGEYKPDGPLSWRGYDASRARAGARTGEEESVVCGTATVGGTPAVLIAFEFGFLGGSLGERTGDRLEAAYTHARERRMPVVSLVATGGSRMQEGMLALTQLQRVARQSALTREAGLPQIAVLRDPTTGGGWATLGAGADVTLALPGAQVGFAGSRVRPPDADPAAYTAEAQLAAGAIDAVVGEDALRETVALWLGLLTQPSAEAAPPPGPLGATDLPATGWEAVLRARDPERPRAQAYLDAYFTRRAALSGDRCGGTDDGLLCGFGQTRNDGRTVAYAAQCGTATRPAGYRTAARLIRLAGQLGIPVLTLVDTPGAANDAEAERQGVGSAIADLFAAVATARTPVTTLVIGEGGSGGALALAAPGNTWATPDSYFSVIAPELAAAILKRPADEVHPTADQLRIRPQDLVDLGVIRGWLV from the coding sequence ATGACTGAGCGTTTCTCGGCGCGCGAAGCCGTCGCCCTCGTCGCCGACGGAGCAGCGGGATCGGACGGCTTCCGCGAACTGCCCGTCCCCGGAGGGGAGTACAAGCCAGACGGTCCCCTCTCCTGGCGGGGGTACGACGCCTCGCGCGCCCGCGCCGGTGCCCGTACCGGCGAGGAGGAGTCCGTCGTCTGCGGCACCGCGACGGTCGGCGGCACCCCCGCCGTGCTGATCGCGTTCGAGTTCGGCTTCCTCGGCGGCTCGCTCGGCGAGCGCACCGGCGACCGTCTGGAAGCGGCGTACACGCATGCCCGTGAGCGCCGGATGCCGGTCGTCTCGCTCGTGGCGACGGGCGGCAGCCGGATGCAGGAGGGCATGCTCGCCCTCACCCAACTCCAGCGTGTGGCACGGCAGTCGGCACTCACCCGGGAGGCGGGGCTGCCGCAGATCGCCGTGCTGCGGGACCCGACGACGGGCGGCGGGTGGGCGACGCTGGGCGCGGGCGCCGACGTGACGCTGGCGCTGCCGGGCGCACAGGTGGGCTTCGCGGGCTCCCGGGTCCGCCCGCCCGACGCGGACCCGGCGGCGTACACGGCCGAGGCCCAGTTGGCGGCGGGCGCGATCGACGCCGTAGTGGGAGAGGACGCGCTGCGGGAGACGGTGGCGCTGTGGCTGGGGCTGCTCACCCAGCCGTCGGCGGAGGCCGCGCCGCCCCCGGGCCCCCTCGGCGCGACCGATCTGCCCGCCACCGGCTGGGAGGCCGTGCTGCGCGCCCGTGACCCGGAACGCCCGCGCGCCCAGGCCTACTTGGACGCTTACTTCACGCGGCGCGCGGCCCTCAGCGGCGACCGCTGCGGCGGCACGGACGACGGCCTGCTGTGCGGCTTCGGACAGACCAGGAACGACGGGCGGACCGTCGCGTACGCCGCCCAGTGCGGCACCGCGACCCGCCCCGCCGGATATCGCACAGCGGCCCGGCTGATCCGGCTCGCCGGTCAACTCGGCATCCCTGTGCTGACGTTGGTGGACACTCCGGGCGCGGCGAACGACGCGGAGGCGGAGCGGCAGGGGGTGGGCTCCGCGATCGCGGACCTGTTCGCCGCGGTGGCCACCGCCCGTACGCCGGTCACCACGCTGGTGATCGGCGAGGGCGGCTCGGGCGGCGCCCTCGCGCTGGCCGCGCCCGGCAACACCTGGGCCACACCGGACAGCTACTTCTCTGTCATCGCACCGGAGCTCGCGGCCGCGATCCTGAAGCGCCCGGCGGACGAGGTGCACCCCACGGCCGACCAACTCCGCATCCGTCCCCAGGACTTGGTGGACCTCGGGGTGATCCGGGGCTGGCTGGTCTGA